Proteins co-encoded in one Papaver somniferum cultivar HN1 chromosome 5, ASM357369v1, whole genome shotgun sequence genomic window:
- the LOC113277288 gene encoding bidirectional sugar transporter SWEET17-like, with product MDNLSIFVGVLANFISVLVILSPIETFRRIVKNKSTGEFECLPYICTLLNTLLWTYYGVTKPGAYLVATVNAFGVVVETTYIILFLRYASRKVKCKTAQLVVSLDIISFAAAVLITHFALDGDAKINAIGFLGAGLNIVMYGSPLAAMRTVVTTKSVEYMPFLLSFFLFLNGEVWFFHAVLVGDPFVGVPNGIGFIFGIVQLSLYARYRSSTSSSSSVASPTDPLLLPSPLPATF from the exons ATGGATAACCTAAGTATCTTTGTTGGAGTTTTAG CTAACTTCATTTCTGTTTTGGTCATTCTGTCACCCAT AGAGACTTTCCGTCGAATAGTGAAGAACAAATCGACTGGAGAATTCGAATGTCTTCCCTACATTTGCACTTTGTTGAATACCCTGTTATGGACTTATTATGGAGTTACAAAACCCGGTGCTTATCTTGTCGCCACCGTCAATGCTTTTGGAGTTGTTGTTGAAACCACATATATCATACTGTTTCTCAGATATGCATCACGAAAAGTGAAG TGTAAAACGGCACAGTTGGTGGTGAGTTTAGACATAATTTCGTTTGCCGCTGCGGTGTTGATCACCCATTTTGCACTGGACGGTGATGCAAAGATCAATGCAATAGGATTCTTGGGTGCCGGACTAAATATCGTCATGTATGGTTCACCTCTGGCAGCAATG AGAACGGTGGTGACGACTAAAAGCGTGGAGTATATGCCGTTCTTGCtctcatttttccttttcttgaaTGGTGAAGTTTGGTTCTTCCATGCGGTTCTCGTAGGAGATCCTTTCGTTGGA GTACCAAATGGGATCGGATTCATTTTCGGAATAGTTCAGTTGTCTCTTTATGCACGTTACAGAAGTTCTACCAGTTCGTCTTCATCGGTCGCCTCACCAACCGACCCCTTACTTCTTCCATCGCCATTGCCGGCGACCTTTTGA